A region of the Amycolatopsis sp. cg13 genome:
TGTTCATGCGCATCTCCGGGCTCGCGCTGATCATCCTGGTGCTGGGCCACCTGTTCATCATGAACATCCTCGACGGCGGCGTGCACCGCATCAACTGGGGCTTCGTCGCCGGCCGCTGGGCCTCGCCGTTCTGGCAGTTCTGGGACCTGGCGATGCTGTGGCTCGCCGAGATCCACGGCGGCAACGGCCTGCGCACGATCATCGACGACTACGCGCGCAAGGACTCCACCCGGTTCTGGCTGAAGATCCTGCTGTACGTCTCGATGGCGCTCATCCTGGCCGTCGGCACGATGGTGATCTTCACGTTCGACCCCGAGATGCCTGCCTCCTAAGGCGCACCCACCACTAGCTAGCGGAGTCTTTCCCTATGCAGTTCCACAAGTACGACGTGGTGATCGTCGGCGCGGGCGGCGCCGGCATGCGCGCGGCCATCGAGTCCGGTCAGCGCGCCCGCACCGCGGTCCTCACCAAGCTGTACCCGACCCGCTCCCACACCGGCGCGGCGCAGGGCGGCATGTGCGCCGCGCTGGCCAACGTCGAAGAGGACAACTGGGAGTGGCACACCTTCGACACCGTCAAGGGCGGTGACTACCTGGTCGACCAGGACGCCGCGGAGATCATGGCCAAGGAGGCCATCGACGCCGTCCTCGACCTGGAGAAGATGGGCCTTCCGTTCAACCGGACGCCCGAGGGCAAGATCGACCAGCGCCGGTTCGGCGGGCACACCCGCGACCACGGCAAGGCCGCGGTGCGCCGCGCCTGCTACGCCGCGGACCGCACCGGGCACATGATTCTCCAGACGCTGTACCAAAACTGCGTCAAGCACGGCACCGAGTTCTTCAACGAGTTCTACGTGCTCGACCTGGTCCTGTCCGAGGGCGAGGACGGCAACCCGGTCGCCTCCGGCGTGGTCGCCTACGAGCTGGCCACCGGCGAACTGCACGTGTTCCAGGCGAAGTCGATCGTGTTCGCCACCGGCGGCGCGGGCAAGATCTTCAAGACCACTTCGAACGCGCACACCCTGACCGGCGACGGCCTCGGCATCATCTTCCGCAAGGGCCTTCCGCTGGAGGACATGGAGTTCTTCCAGTTCCACCCGACCGGCCTCGCCGGCCTCGGCATCCTGATCTCCGAGGCGGTGCGCGGCGAGGGCGGCATCCTCCGCAACGCCGACGGCGAACGGTTCATGGAGCGCTACGCCCCCACCATCAAGGACCTCGCGCCGCGCGACATCGTCGCCCGGTCGATGGTCCAGGAGGTGCTGCAGGGCCGCGGCTGCGGGCCGAACAAGGACTACGTCGTCCTCGACGTGACCCACCTGCCGGTCGAGGTCCTCGAGACCAAGCTGCCGGACATCACCGAGTTCTCCCGCACCTACCTTGGCGTCGACCCGGTCAAGGAGCCGGTGCCGGTGTTCCCGACGTGCCACTACGTCATGGGCGGCATCCCGACGAACATCCACGGCGAGGCGCTGCGCGACAACGAGCACGTCATCCCGGGCCTGTACGCCGCGGGCGAGGTCGCGTGCGTGTCCGTGCACGGTTCGAACCGGCTGGGCACGAACTCGCTGCTGGACATCAACGTGTTCGGCCGCCGCGCGGGCATCGCCGCCGCGGAGTACGCGCTGGCGCACGACCACGTCGAGCTCCCGGAGAGCCCGACCACGCTGGTCGAGGAACAGCTGGAGCTGCTGCTGTCGGAGCACGGCGACGAGCGCGTCGCCGACATCCGCAAGGAAATGCAGCAGACGATGGACTCGCACGCGTCGGTGTACCGCACCGAGGACACGCTGAAGCAGGCGCTGACCG
Encoded here:
- a CDS encoding succinate dehydrogenase hydrophobic membrane anchor subunit; this encodes MADALILDKPRSPRRPSARRSNFELYSWLFMRISGLALIILVLGHLFIMNILDGGVHRINWGFVAGRWASPFWQFWDLAMLWLAEIHGGNGLRTIIDDYARKDSTRFWLKILLYVSMALILAVGTMVIFTFDPEMPAS
- the sdhA gene encoding succinate dehydrogenase flavoprotein subunit yields the protein MQFHKYDVVIVGAGGAGMRAAIESGQRARTAVLTKLYPTRSHTGAAQGGMCAALANVEEDNWEWHTFDTVKGGDYLVDQDAAEIMAKEAIDAVLDLEKMGLPFNRTPEGKIDQRRFGGHTRDHGKAAVRRACYAADRTGHMILQTLYQNCVKHGTEFFNEFYVLDLVLSEGEDGNPVASGVVAYELATGELHVFQAKSIVFATGGAGKIFKTTSNAHTLTGDGLGIIFRKGLPLEDMEFFQFHPTGLAGLGILISEAVRGEGGILRNADGERFMERYAPTIKDLAPRDIVARSMVQEVLQGRGCGPNKDYVVLDVTHLPVEVLETKLPDITEFSRTYLGVDPVKEPVPVFPTCHYVMGGIPTNIHGEALRDNEHVIPGLYAAGEVACVSVHGSNRLGTNSLLDINVFGRRAGIAAAEYALAHDHVELPESPTTLVEEQLELLLSEHGDERVADIRKEMQQTMDSHASVYRTEDTLKQALTDIQALKERYQRITVADKGKRYNTDLLEAVELGFLLELAEVLVVGAIARKESRGGHAREDYPNRDDTNFMRHTMAYKQGEGLSADIRLDYKPVTFTRYEPMERKY